The DNA sequence AGTTGGCATTGGCCATCCTGGCAGCCGCGAAAAAGTAACAGGTTGGGTATTAGGAAAAGCGCCAAGTGTCGAACAAGAAAAAATAGACGCTGCCGTTGACGAAGCAGTTCGCAGTCTCGACATTTGGTTTAAACAAGATTTGAAAAAAGCGCAGAGCCGTCTGCACTCTTTCAAAGCTGAATAATACTTTTATACAAATAAAAGCAACAATTAAGGAACCATCATGGGTTTTAAATGTGGCATCGTAGGTTTGCCAAATGTTGGTAAATCAACACTATTTAATGCATTAACAAAAGCCGGTATCGAAGCGGCAAACTTCCCGTTTTGTACAATCGAACCAAATACAGGTGTGGTTCCTGTTCCAGATTTACGCTTGAACAAACTAGCGGAGATCGTTAACCCGCAACGTGTCATTCCAACCACTATGGAATTTGTTGACATTGCAGGCTTGGTAAAAGGTGCGTCTAAGGGTGAAGGTTTGGGTAACCAATTCTTATCGAACATCCGTGAAACTGATGCGATTGGCCACGTAGTTCGTTGTTTCGACGATCCGAACATTGTGCACGTAGCGGGTCAAGTAAATCCTCAAGAAGATATCGATGTCATCAACACTGAACTTGCGTTATCTGATATGGAAGCCATCGACCGAGCGTTACAACGCAACGCTAAAAAAGCAAAAGGTGGTGATAAAGACGCTAAGTTTGAAATCACAGTATTAGAAAAACTTAAGCCTGTTGTTGATGAAGGCGGCATGGCTCGTTCTGTTGAGTTGGCAAAAGAAGAGTTAGCAGCTATTAGCTACCTTAACCTCTTAACTATGAAACCAACTATGTATATCGCAAACGTTGCGGAAGATGGTTTTGAAAACAACCCGTTTTTAGATCAAGTGAAAGAAATCGCTAAAGGCGAAAACGCAGTCGTTGTTGCAGTCTGTGCGGCTATTGAATCTGAGCTTTCAGAGCTTGAAGACGATGAGTTGGCAGAATTCATGGAAGATTTAGGTTTAGAAGAGCCAGGTCTTAACCGTGTAATTCGCGCTGGTTACGAATTACTTAACCTACAAACTTATTTTACTGCTGGCGTTAAAGAAGTTCGTGCTTGGACTTTCCCTGAGGGAAGTACTGCTCCACAAGCCGCTGGTAAAATCCATACCGACTTTGAAAAAGGCTTCATCAGAGCTGAGATCGTCGGCTACAGCGACTATGTAGAAAATG is a window from the Psychrosphaera ytuae genome containing:
- the ychF gene encoding redox-regulated ATPase YchF, whose amino-acid sequence is MGFKCGIVGLPNVGKSTLFNALTKAGIEAANFPFCTIEPNTGVVPVPDLRLNKLAEIVNPQRVIPTTMEFVDIAGLVKGASKGEGLGNQFLSNIRETDAIGHVVRCFDDPNIVHVAGQVNPQEDIDVINTELALSDMEAIDRALQRNAKKAKGGDKDAKFEITVLEKLKPVVDEGGMARSVELAKEELAAISYLNLLTMKPTMYIANVAEDGFENNPFLDQVKEIAKGENAVVVAVCAAIESELSELEDDELAEFMEDLGLEEPGLNRVIRAGYELLNLQTYFTAGVKEVRAWTFPEGSTAPQAAGKIHTDFEKGFIRAEIVGYSDYVENGGESGAKEAGKWRLEGKDYIVKDGDVIHFRFNV